In Zobellia roscoffensis, the following are encoded in one genomic region:
- a CDS encoding aldose 1-epimerase, with protein sequence MIELNFENQKVNIDKGELVSYTVDGYEYIHQKGSPGWRSSDTEMFPIIGPTADAKFQVQTPRDIAIQDQHGLLREMEYDVVSKADGEVVLQKKYTARTRIKNSKFPNKSNKEWLFWTYDFGFKKTFSLSEIGLEVKFTISGERDMPFMLGYHPAFKLYAENPVVVAGEKEITLQEIMDVGSRALQVPDCTEIHLKDQKELRIRTEGFGNFMLWSEVPNMVCIEPITFYPYAVAQTKLHEGFEYLKDTDREFKVFISTM encoded by the coding sequence ATGATAGAACTTAATTTTGAGAATCAAAAAGTAAATATTGATAAGGGTGAATTGGTAAGTTATACCGTAGATGGCTACGAGTATATTCATCAAAAAGGTAGTCCGGGTTGGCGCAGTTCAGATACGGAAATGTTCCCGATTATAGGGCCTACGGCCGATGCTAAGTTTCAAGTGCAAACGCCAAGGGATATTGCCATACAGGACCAGCACGGTCTTTTGCGGGAAATGGAGTATGATGTAGTTTCTAAAGCTGATGGCGAAGTTGTATTACAGAAGAAATATACGGCCCGTACACGGATAAAAAATTCAAAATTCCCGAATAAATCAAACAAAGAATGGTTGTTCTGGACGTATGATTTTGGATTTAAAAAGACCTTTAGTTTGTCGGAAATCGGACTGGAAGTGAAATTTACGATTTCCGGCGAACGGGATATGCCTTTTATGTTAGGATACCACCCTGCTTTCAAGCTATATGCAGAGAATCCAGTAGTTGTGGCTGGAGAAAAAGAAATCACACTTCAAGAAATTATGGACGTGGGAAGCAGGGCTTTACAAGTTCCGGATTGTACAGAAATCCACCTAAAAGACCAGAAAGAACTTCGCATTCGTACGGAAGGCTTTGGTAATTTTATGTTGTGGTCGGAAGTGCCTAATATGGTTTGCATAGAACCCATTACTTTTTATCCGTATGCTGTGGCGCAAACCAAACTTCATGAAGGTTTTGAATACTTGAAAGATACTGATAGGGAATTTAAGGTTTTCATTAGTACCATGTAA
- a CDS encoding PLP-dependent cysteine synthase family protein, with translation MKYAKNILETIGNTPLVKVNKLTSTLPCVVLAKYETFNPGNSVKDRMALQMIEDAEVSGILKSGGTIVEATSGNTGMGLALAAIVKGYKLVCIISDKQSKEKIDILKAMGSEVHVCPTDVAPSDPRSYYSTAKRLAKEIPNAWYVNQYDNPSNAKAHYLSTGPEIWEQTGGQITHFVVGVGTGGTISGVGKFLKEKNPDIKIWGVDTYGSVFKKYYETGVFDENEIYPYITEGIGEDILPKNVDFKIIDGFTKVTDKDAAIYTQRLAKEEAMFVGNSAGAAIKGVLQLKEHFKKDDVVVVLFHDHGSRYVGKMYNDDWMREKGFLD, from the coding sequence ATGAAATATGCTAAAAATATTCTAGAAACTATTGGTAATACGCCATTAGTTAAGGTGAATAAACTCACTTCTACCTTGCCATGTGTTGTTTTAGCTAAGTATGAAACCTTTAACCCGGGTAATTCGGTAAAGGATCGCATGGCGCTGCAAATGATAGAAGACGCGGAAGTTTCAGGTATATTAAAATCCGGAGGAACTATTGTAGAGGCTACTTCTGGTAATACAGGAATGGGCCTGGCATTGGCAGCCATTGTAAAAGGGTATAAGTTGGTTTGTATAATCAGTGATAAACAGTCCAAAGAAAAAATAGATATTCTTAAAGCTATGGGGAGCGAGGTTCATGTTTGCCCTACAGATGTTGCCCCTAGCGATCCCAGAAGTTATTATTCTACAGCAAAACGGTTAGCCAAGGAAATTCCCAACGCTTGGTATGTAAATCAATATGATAACCCCAGTAATGCAAAGGCACATTATTTAAGTACCGGACCAGAAATTTGGGAACAGACCGGTGGGCAAATCACTCATTTTGTTGTTGGGGTTGGTACTGGCGGAACCATTTCCGGAGTAGGTAAATTTTTAAAGGAGAAGAATCCTGATATTAAAATTTGGGGCGTAGATACCTACGGCTCTGTTTTTAAGAAATACTATGAAACGGGTGTTTTTGATGAAAATGAAATTTACCCCTATATCACGGAAGGTATTGGTGAGGATATTCTACCAAAGAATGTAGATTTTAAAATTATTGATGGTTTTACCAAAGTGACGGATAAAGATGCGGCAATCTATACGCAACGTTTGGCAAAAGAAGAGGCTATGTTTGTAGGCAATTCTGCAGGAGCTGCCATAAAAGGGGTGTTGCAATTAAAAGAACACTTTAAGAAAGATGACGTAGTAGTGGTATTATTTCATGACCACGGTAGTAGGTATGTAGGCAAAATGTATAATGACGATTGGATGCGGGAAAAAGGGTTTTTAGATTAG
- a CDS encoding ABC transporter permease: MNFEYFLAKRLIKGEAHKISISAPIIKIAIAAIALGVVMMLVAISTGVGLKYKIREKVAAFNGHIQVSSYDNNASDVSVMPVSLNQEFYPEFKGVDGIDHVQAVASKAGIIRTETTFEGIIAKGVGSDYKWAAFEEYLVEGELPNYLGDLNEEVLMSELMANRLHLKTGDTFYAFFLKDGDVSKLPNQRKFKITGLYDSGFEEFDGLYLFTDIRHIQRMNKWESDQVGNFEIFLNNFDDIDEKSREIYGKTLSTLDTQTIVNKYYKIFEWISLFDFNIILIIGIVIIVSGFNMITALLVLILERTQMIGILKALGSANWSIRKVFLYNASYLIGIGLLWGNAIGLGAIFIQDKFQVLKFPNPKEYYIEYVPVHIDFITVLALNIGVLILCVLMLLVPSYIITKITPVKAIKFE; the protein is encoded by the coding sequence TTGAATTTTGAATATTTTTTGGCCAAGCGGCTCATCAAAGGCGAGGCGCATAAAATTAGTATTTCCGCTCCAATAATAAAAATAGCAATTGCAGCTATTGCATTGGGAGTCGTGATGATGCTCGTTGCTATATCTACAGGTGTGGGCCTTAAGTATAAGATACGTGAGAAAGTAGCGGCATTTAATGGCCACATTCAAGTGTCTAGTTATGACAACAATGCATCGGATGTATCGGTCATGCCGGTTTCCCTAAATCAAGAGTTTTATCCAGAATTTAAAGGTGTAGATGGTATTGACCATGTGCAGGCCGTAGCCAGTAAGGCGGGGATTATCAGAACTGAAACTACCTTTGAAGGTATTATTGCCAAAGGGGTTGGCAGTGACTATAAGTGGGCTGCTTTTGAAGAGTATTTGGTAGAAGGTGAGCTTCCTAATTATTTGGGCGATTTAAATGAAGAGGTGCTCATGTCCGAGTTAATGGCCAATAGGTTACACCTTAAAACCGGAGATACGTTTTATGCTTTTTTTCTGAAGGATGGTGATGTTTCAAAACTGCCCAACCAACGGAAATTTAAAATAACAGGACTCTACGATAGCGGTTTTGAAGAATTTGACGGACTCTATCTTTTTACGGATATCCGGCACATTCAACGCATGAACAAGTGGGAAAGTGACCAAGTCGGTAATTTTGAAATTTTCCTGAACAATTTTGATGATATAGATGAAAAGAGCCGTGAAATATATGGTAAAACGTTATCAACATTAGACACACAGACCATTGTAAATAAATATTACAAAATCTTTGAATGGATCAGTCTTTTCGACTTTAATATCATTCTTATCATTGGCATAGTAATTATAGTGAGTGGTTTTAATATGATTACCGCCTTACTTGTACTTATTTTAGAACGTACACAAATGATTGGTATACTCAAGGCTTTGGGTTCTGCCAATTGGAGCATTCGTAAAGTCTTCTTGTATAACGCCAGTTATCTTATAGGTATTGGTCTTCTTTGGGGCAATGCCATTGGGCTTGGCGCTATCTTCATTCAGGACAAATTTCAGGTATTGAAGTTCCCAAATCCTAAAGAATATTACATAGAATATGTGCCGGTACATATAGATTTTATCACCGTATTAGCTTTGAATATAGGTGTACTTATTCTCTGTGTTCTTATGCTGTTGGTGCCCTCTTATATCATCACTAAAATTACTCCGGTAAAGGCAATTAAGTTTGAATAG
- a CDS encoding exo-beta-N-acetylmuramidase NamZ family protein, producing the protein MAFLNCLKSTFFIWFLLLVACGNPSKTKKSTAEPIMAVSDTIIEKPIIVAANRINAYLPLLRDKKVGVIGNQTTIIFKSPSEDSKASIPYIHLVDSLLALHIDIKKVFAPEHGFRGVVDAGEKVKDGVDSKTGLPLISLYGKNRKPTAEQLKDIDVVLFDIQDVGVRFYTYIATLQLVMEACAEQNIPLIVLDRPNPNAHYIDGPTMEKAHTSFLGMTQIPLVYGMTIGEYAQMINEEKWIESSKKADLTVIPLENWTHESEYSLPVRPSPNLPSDISINLYPSLGLFEGTNVNAGRGTEIQFQCYGASFLDSTQYSFKYTPKPNFGSKTPKENGKICFGKDLSEIPRMNEVSLQWVIDAYVNSEDKSKVFNKSGFTKHAGTEKLQEQIESGLPEETIKESWQADLTKFKEVRKKYLLYP; encoded by the coding sequence ATGGCGTTTTTAAACTGTCTCAAAAGTACATTTTTCATTTGGTTTTTGCTCCTTGTAGCATGTGGAAACCCGTCTAAAACAAAGAAATCTACAGCAGAACCCATTATGGCTGTTAGTGATACGATTATTGAAAAGCCTATTATTGTTGCTGCCAACAGAATTAATGCCTATTTACCTTTGTTAAGAGACAAAAAAGTGGGTGTTATTGGAAATCAGACAACCATTATTTTCAAGTCACCTAGTGAAGACTCAAAAGCATCAATTCCTTATATTCATTTAGTGGATTCTTTACTTGCCTTGCATATTGATATCAAAAAGGTATTCGCTCCCGAACATGGATTTAGGGGTGTTGTAGATGCCGGTGAGAAAGTAAAAGATGGTGTTGATAGTAAAACGGGACTCCCACTGATTTCTTTATATGGAAAAAACAGAAAACCCACTGCTGAACAGTTAAAAGACATTGATGTTGTTCTTTTTGACATTCAAGATGTGGGCGTTCGGTTCTATACCTACATAGCCACATTGCAATTGGTTATGGAAGCTTGCGCCGAACAAAACATACCTTTAATTGTATTGGACCGCCCCAACCCCAATGCACATTATATTGATGGCCCTACCATGGAAAAAGCCCATACCAGCTTTCTGGGGATGACCCAAATACCGTTGGTCTACGGAATGACTATTGGCGAATATGCCCAAATGATAAACGAAGAAAAATGGATTGAAAGCAGCAAGAAAGCTGACTTAACAGTGATTCCTCTAGAAAACTGGACGCATGAATCCGAGTATAGTTTACCGGTTCGCCCTTCGCCTAATCTACCAAGCGATATTTCTATCAACTTATATCCTAGCCTAGGTCTTTTTGAAGGTACCAATGTGAATGCCGGACGTGGTACAGAAATACAGTTTCAATGTTATGGCGCTTCTTTCTTGGACAGCACACAGTATAGTTTTAAGTATACCCCAAAACCTAACTTTGGTTCAAAAACCCCAAAAGAGAACGGGAAAATCTGTTTTGGCAAAGATTTATCTGAAATACCGAGAATGAATGAAGTATCACTTCAATGGGTTATTGATGCTTATGTGAACTCTGAAGACAAAAGCAAAGTTTTCAACAAAAGCGGATTCACTAAACATGCTGGAACCGAAAAATTACAAGAGCAAATAGAAAGTGGCCTGCCAGAAGAAACCATTAAAGAAAGCTGGCAAGCAGACTTAACCAAATTCAAAGAAGTTAGGAAGAAATACCTGCTATACCCATAA
- a CDS encoding sterol desaturase family protein has protein sequence MESVINYFETIPSSHRSLILVCGITFFWLLEGVVPLVAFNYKKWRHALPNLFFTFTTIIVNFALAFLLLKTADFTAVEQFGIINWLPEMPLWLYALIGLLLLDLIGAYTAHLVEHKVKLLWRVHLVHHTDHNVDTTTANRHHPLESMIRFVFTLVGVLLVGTPIGIVMLYQSLSLVATQFNHANIKMPRKLDEVLSWVIVSPDMHKVHHHYKLPYTDSNYGNIFSLWDRLFGTFMKFDRDSIVYGVDTFPDEVENASIKGLLKQPFHKYRKATAPETLELD, from the coding sequence ATGGAATCCGTAATAAACTATTTTGAAACTATACCCTCTTCTCACCGTTCGCTTATTTTGGTATGTGGCATTACTTTTTTTTGGTTGTTGGAGGGAGTCGTACCATTAGTAGCCTTTAACTATAAAAAGTGGAGGCATGCATTGCCTAATCTGTTTTTTACGTTCACTACTATAATTGTAAATTTTGCGTTGGCTTTTCTTTTGTTGAAAACAGCGGATTTTACTGCTGTAGAACAGTTTGGAATTATTAATTGGTTGCCGGAAATGCCCTTGTGGCTTTATGCTCTCATAGGGTTATTACTCCTGGATTTGATAGGGGCGTACACCGCACATTTAGTAGAGCACAAAGTAAAACTGTTGTGGAGGGTACATTTGGTACACCACACCGATCATAATGTAGATACTACTACCGCCAACCGTCATCATCCATTAGAAAGCATGATTCGTTTTGTGTTTACTTTGGTGGGGGTATTGCTAGTTGGTACTCCAATAGGTATAGTTATGCTATATCAATCACTTTCGTTGGTTGCCACACAGTTTAACCATGCCAACATAAAAATGCCGCGAAAATTAGATGAGGTACTCAGTTGGGTAATTGTTTCACCGGATATGCATAAAGTACACCATCATTATAAACTACCTTATACAGATAGTAACTATGGAAACATATTTTCACTTTGGGATCGTCTTTTTGGAACTTTTATGAAGTTTGATAGGGATAGTATTGTCTATGGTGTAGACACTTTTCCTGATGAGGTTGAAAATGCAAGTATAAAAGGGTTGCTAAAACAGCCTTTTCATAAATACAGAAAAGCGACTGCACCGGAAACTCTGGAGCTGGATTAG
- a CDS encoding GyrI-like domain-containing protein — MKEPRIETLAAKKLVGHSLEMSLSNNRTVELWSGFMPLKRHITNVIGSDLYSVQVYEAMPDANFGPHTEFEKWATVEVDAYETYAENFQTLDLPEGLYAVFIHKGPSSEFKSTMNFIYGEWLPNSDYHLDHRPSFEVLGAKYKNNHPDSEEEVWIPVKLK, encoded by the coding sequence ATGAAGGAACCAAGAATAGAAACACTTGCAGCGAAAAAATTAGTTGGCCATTCTTTAGAAATGAGCTTGAGCAATAATCGGACGGTAGAATTATGGAGTGGTTTTATGCCCTTGAAAAGGCATATTACAAACGTAATAGGTTCAGATTTGTATTCTGTTCAGGTCTATGAAGCTATGCCGGATGCAAATTTTGGACCCCATACGGAGTTTGAGAAATGGGCCACTGTTGAGGTTGATGCATACGAAACGTATGCCGAAAATTTCCAAACACTAGACTTACCGGAGGGACTTTATGCCGTGTTTATTCATAAAGGGCCTTCCAGTGAATTTAAAAGTACCATGAATTTTATTTATGGAGAATGGTTGCCCAATTCTGATTACCATTTGGACCACAGACCTAGTTTTGAGGTGTTAGGTGCGAAATACAAAAACAACCATCCCGACTCTGAAGAAGAGGTGTGGATTCCGGTAAAATTAAAGTAG
- a CDS encoding YkgJ family cysteine cluster protein, giving the protein MKQILKELPKKAKEKHNENRKFFTKLKKRPPKNLDYVMQELHDEEFERTDCLECANCCKTTGPLFTKADVGRIAKHFRQKPQKFIEQYLRIDEENDYVLQQVPCTFLGADNYCSIYDVRPKACREFPHTDRKKFQQISSLTLKNVAICPAAFNIVEKMKKAIGN; this is encoded by the coding sequence ATGAAGCAAATTTTAAAAGAACTTCCGAAAAAAGCGAAGGAAAAACATAACGAGAACCGCAAGTTTTTTACAAAGCTAAAGAAGAGACCTCCCAAAAATTTGGATTATGTAATGCAAGAATTACATGATGAAGAATTTGAGCGAACAGATTGTTTGGAGTGTGCCAACTGCTGTAAAACAACAGGGCCATTGTTTACTAAGGCCGATGTTGGGCGTATTGCCAAGCATTTTAGGCAGAAGCCACAAAAATTTATAGAACAATATTTACGCATAGATGAAGAGAACGATTATGTTCTTCAACAAGTACCCTGTACGTTTTTGGGAGCGGATAATTATTGCTCTATCTATGATGTACGGCCAAAGGCATGCCGCGAGTTTCCGCATACGGACCGTAAAAAGTTTCAACAGATTTCTAGCTTGACCTTAAAGAATGTCGCTATCTGCCCTGCTGCATTTAATATTGTGGAGAAAATGAAGAAGGCCATTGGGAATTAA
- a CDS encoding class I SAM-dependent methyltransferase — translation MIDVFGKAILDFQKGNYSEDIITYSSLDEEDVIPVPYLFRGFKEMPKLEQEALKLCKGTVLDVGCGAGSHSLYLQEKGYEVTALDYSKGATETCKLRGVQSVVYTDIYNFKGLKFDTLLLLMNGIGIVGQLANTTKFFEHIKTLMNPGAQVLLDSSDIIYMFEEDEDGGVWVPNTGSYYGEIEFQMQYKDQKSDSFYWLYLDFNTLEMAAEANGFGCKLVRNGEHYDYLAKLWLE, via the coding sequence ATGATAGACGTTTTTGGTAAAGCCATATTAGATTTTCAAAAAGGAAACTACAGTGAAGATATCATAACCTATTCTTCTTTAGACGAAGAAGATGTAATTCCCGTGCCCTACCTTTTCAGAGGTTTTAAAGAAATGCCAAAACTGGAGCAAGAGGCGTTAAAGCTTTGCAAGGGAACTGTTTTAGACGTGGGTTGCGGAGCCGGAAGTCATAGTTTATACCTACAAGAAAAAGGGTATGAGGTTACCGCGTTAGACTACTCAAAAGGAGCTACGGAAACCTGTAAATTAAGGGGTGTTCAAAGCGTAGTTTATACTGACATCTATAATTTTAAGGGACTAAAATTCGATACTTTACTGTTGTTAATGAACGGTATTGGTATTGTGGGTCAACTGGCCAATACCACAAAATTCTTTGAACACATTAAAACACTTATGAATCCGGGTGCGCAGGTTTTATTAGATTCCAGTGATATTATTTATATGTTTGAAGAGGATGAGGATGGCGGTGTTTGGGTACCTAATACGGGTTCATATTATGGAGAGATTGAATTCCAAATGCAATACAAAGACCAAAAAAGCGATTCATTTTATTGGTTATACTTAGATTTCAATACTTTAGAAATGGCCGCAGAAGCGAACGGATTTGGCTGCAAACTTGTAAGAAATGGCGAACATTACGACTATTTGGCTAAATTATGGCTCGAATAA
- a CDS encoding 7-carboxy-7-deazaguanine synthase QueE: MVKDEVLQEVDKGNMLPLMEEFYTIQGEGFHKGTAAYFIRVGGCDVGCHWCDVKESWNAETHPPTVIEKITENAAKYSDTIVITGGEPLTWNMKPLTDALKAKNLKIHIETSGAYPLTGTWDWICLSPKKNKLPFGEVYDKANELKVIVYNKHDLIFAEQEAAKTNKDCILYLQPEWSVRDKVVPMIVDYVMENPKWKVSLQTHKYLNIP, encoded by the coding sequence ATGGTTAAAGATGAAGTTTTACAGGAAGTGGATAAGGGAAACATGTTGCCCCTAATGGAGGAATTCTACACCATACAGGGCGAAGGTTTCCATAAAGGTACGGCGGCGTACTTTATTCGTGTGGGTGGTTGTGATGTAGGATGCCACTGGTGCGATGTTAAAGAAAGTTGGAACGCAGAGACGCATCCGCCAACGGTAATAGAAAAGATTACAGAGAATGCAGCCAAATATTCCGATACTATTGTTATTACAGGAGGTGAACCTTTAACATGGAACATGAAGCCTCTAACCGATGCTTTAAAGGCAAAGAACCTAAAAATACATATTGAAACTTCTGGGGCATACCCGTTAACGGGTACTTGGGATTGGATTTGTCTGTCACCTAAGAAAAATAAACTTCCTTTTGGAGAGGTTTATGACAAGGCAAATGAGCTTAAGGTGATTGTGTATAACAAGCATGATTTGATTTTTGCCGAACAAGAAGCCGCAAAAACAAACAAAGATTGTATTCTTTATTTACAGCCAGAATGGAGTGTTCGTGATAAGGTAGTACCTATGATTGTTGACTATGTAATGGAAAATCCTAAATGGAAAGTCTCACTTCAAACACATAAGTATTTAAATATTCCTTAA
- a CDS encoding helicase HerA-like domain-containing protein: MATTDEFFKHIESGYATKGDYIVMGAAMLNEEAITNAHVKVPLKTLNRHGLIAGATGTGKTKTLQVLAENLSDKGIPVLLMDLKGDLSGIAQPSPGHAKIDERHAKIGLPFEAKSFPVEILSLSEQDGVKLRATVSEFGPVLLSRILDLTETQEGIVAVVFKYCDDNKLPLLDLKDFKKVLQYATGSGKAEFAKDYGRISSSSTGAILRKIIELEQQGADLFFGEKSFDVDDLTRVDEEGRGFINILRLTDIQDRPKLFSTFMLSLLAEIYSTFPEQGDSDRPELILFIDEAHLIFNEASKALLDQIESIVKLIRSKGIGLYFVTQNPADVPNEVLSQLGLKVQHALRAFTARDRKAIKLTAENYPISEYYDTKEVLTSLGIGEALISALDEKGRPTPLAATLLRAPMSRMDVLTDSELKSVIKSSKLVKKYGETIDRESAYEILNEKIEKAEKEAEKEKAKPKTSSRRRSTSTRQNPVIKVLTSATFIRGVLGVLKKVMR; encoded by the coding sequence ATGGCTACTACAGACGAATTCTTTAAACACATTGAAAGCGGTTACGCTACCAAAGGTGATTATATTGTAATGGGAGCGGCAATGCTTAATGAAGAAGCCATTACCAACGCACACGTAAAGGTTCCTTTAAAAACATTGAACCGTCATGGACTCATTGCCGGAGCTACCGGAACGGGCAAAACAAAGACACTCCAAGTTCTAGCCGAAAATCTATCTGACAAAGGTATTCCGGTTTTACTGATGGATTTAAAGGGAGATTTAAGTGGTATTGCACAACCCAGCCCAGGGCACGCAAAAATTGATGAACGCCACGCTAAGATAGGCCTGCCGTTCGAGGCCAAATCTTTTCCTGTGGAAATCCTTTCGCTCTCGGAACAAGACGGTGTTAAGCTTAGAGCTACCGTTTCTGAATTTGGCCCCGTACTTTTATCCCGTATTCTAGACCTTACGGAAACCCAAGAAGGAATTGTTGCCGTAGTTTTTAAATATTGTGATGACAATAAACTTCCACTTTTAGACTTAAAAGATTTTAAAAAAGTACTGCAATATGCTACTGGTTCCGGCAAAGCCGAATTTGCTAAAGATTACGGTAGAATTTCATCTAGTTCCACAGGTGCTATTCTCAGAAAAATAATAGAGTTAGAACAGCAAGGAGCCGATTTATTTTTTGGTGAAAAATCATTTGATGTAGACGATTTAACACGGGTGGATGAAGAAGGAAGGGGATTCATTAATATTTTGAGATTAACCGATATCCAAGACCGCCCAAAATTGTTTTCTACGTTTATGTTGAGTCTATTGGCTGAGATATACAGTACTTTCCCTGAGCAAGGCGATAGTGACAGACCGGAATTAATTCTGTTTATAGACGAGGCCCACCTTATTTTCAACGAAGCCTCCAAAGCATTATTAGACCAAATTGAGAGTATTGTAAAGCTCATTCGCTCAAAAGGTATTGGACTTTATTTTGTTACCCAAAACCCTGCAGATGTTCCTAACGAAGTACTGTCGCAATTAGGGCTTAAAGTACAACATGCGCTCCGTGCATTTACGGCCAGAGATAGAAAGGCAATAAAGCTTACGGCAGAGAATTATCCTATTTCCGAGTATTACGATACTAAAGAAGTTCTAACATCTTTGGGTATTGGAGAAGCTTTGATTTCTGCACTGGATGAAAAAGGGAGGCCTACGCCACTAGCCGCTACTTTGCTCCGAGCTCCTATGAGTCGCATGGACGTATTGACGGATAGCGAGCTAAAATCTGTAATAAAGAGCTCCAAACTAGTCAAAAAATATGGTGAAACCATAGACCGTGAAAGCGCTTATGAAATTCTAAACGAAAAGATAGAAAAGGCTGAAAAAGAAGCCGAAAAAGAGAAAGCAAAACCAAAAACAAGCTCGAGAAGAAGAAGTACCAGTACAAGACAGAATCCGGTTATAAAAGTATTGACCAGTGCCACTTTTATTCGTGGTGTTCTGGGTGTACTGAAAAAAGTTATGCGATAA
- a CDS encoding YitT family protein, producing MNPLLQYILVQRAKSKLKGKKTIAKRQLVKEVRYGQVEFIHAIKEILFIAIGVGAAGFGLKGFLLPNHFIDGGATGVSLLIQVKSNISLGILLVLVNIPFILLGAKTISKKFAIRSIFAILALAIVVHFVPYPIITSDKLLIAVFGGFFLGLGIGMAMRGGSVIDGTEVLAIYLSRKWHLTIGDVLLLINILIFSAGAYLLSIETALYAILTYLVAAKTVNYVVDGVEEYIGVTVISPHNEDIRVMLTEKMGRACTVYNGKGGFAKDGTARISTEIIYTVMTRLELARLSTEIDKIDKNAFIVMGVVKDIKGGMIKKKPLK from the coding sequence ATGAATCCATTATTACAATATATCTTGGTACAACGGGCCAAGTCCAAGCTGAAAGGCAAAAAGACAATTGCCAAGAGGCAATTAGTCAAAGAAGTAAGGTATGGGCAAGTAGAGTTTATACATGCCATTAAAGAAATCCTTTTTATAGCCATTGGCGTAGGTGCTGCGGGCTTCGGCTTAAAAGGTTTTTTATTGCCCAATCACTTTATTGATGGTGGCGCCACGGGTGTCTCACTTTTAATCCAGGTGAAATCTAATATCTCACTCGGTATTTTATTAGTATTGGTGAATATTCCATTTATCCTTCTTGGTGCTAAAACAATCAGCAAGAAATTTGCAATACGAAGCATTTTTGCAATTCTAGCTCTTGCCATTGTTGTTCATTTTGTCCCTTACCCTATTATAACCAGTGACAAACTATTGATAGCTGTTTTTGGAGGTTTTTTTCTGGGCCTCGGCATTGGTATGGCCATGCGAGGTGGCAGCGTTATAGATGGCACGGAAGTGCTCGCTATTTACCTCAGTAGAAAGTGGCACTTAACCATTGGAGATGTACTTCTACTTATTAATATTCTTATTTTTTCTGCAGGTGCCTATCTATTGAGTATTGAAACAGCTCTATATGCCATTCTCACCTATTTAGTGGCTGCCAAGACCGTAAACTACGTGGTAGATGGAGTTGAAGAATATATTGGTGTTACCGTAATTTCACCTCATAATGAGGATATCCGAGTTATGCTTACCGAAAAAATGGGAAGAGCTTGCACCGTATATAATGGAAAAGGAGGTTTTGCCAAAGATGGTACTGCACGTATTTCTACAGAAATTATTTATACCGTAATGACCCGACTAGAACTAGCAAGACTAAGCACTGAAATTGACAAAATAGATAAAAATGCCTTTATTGTTATGGGCGT